The Halomicronema hongdechloris C2206 genome includes a window with the following:
- a CDS encoding FAD-dependent oxidoreductase: MPGPVLQHNGIFADHVFTRPQPGEVLTCSILVVGGSTAAYSATLTALRANVDVCLVQPQAVVGGQFTAQALPASDDGDLLRQRATLVALDGEQFAISRSQRAFRERQRELQPVNGRRDPNPGGGWVSPFATTPVVAATAMNEAISPYLNNGQLRLIPWADPVEVLFEQVSSESSQRRQVTGVVCHDRQRGHQFTVMAKVTLEATDLGDLLDIGEIDSRVGQEARFQTGEAILPDEPRPQCQQSITFDVIVERTPSGQGKPIGAPPGYDQDPWLNIHEFTSRFWTKDGQGKWQKWDFFSDFGIFRYRRLKRSMLYEKAVVPGDVTVINWGTSSEPDRTFCCGNDYRPGRLVGVSREERQKHSQRARHRTQAYIHFLQTNGVADLKPRGDLTWTSDGIALEPYVREARRGVALTTIRHEDVAERFFPDQARARCFSDSVGIGQYHYLDLHGNDEPGHVSPKGKEVVALPFTLPLGALVPFNTDGLVLSAKSLGTTHITNAAYRMHPVEWAIGEASGFLAVFAVWTGLAPRVLATDQAHIRKIQGFLTRNGIPIFWFNDVAHDDPDFEAIQVLATANVVRSESLKTLHFRPHGSVSRAVVAAALVNLLGLEKKTPPRPTFLDVPPGGHWAYEVIETLHSHGLIAGVGGNRFAPDQPMTRKQLGFLIQRAAPEVLDLAFARTPRDNQWLQRRELSRVLYEVMKA; encoded by the coding sequence ATGCCGGGTCCTGTATTGCAGCACAATGGGATCTTTGCTGACCATGTCTTCACCCGACCACAGCCAGGGGAAGTCCTAACCTGTTCCATTCTGGTGGTAGGGGGCTCCACTGCCGCCTACAGCGCTACTCTGACGGCCCTGCGAGCCAATGTCGATGTCTGCTTGGTACAGCCCCAGGCTGTCGTCGGGGGACAGTTTACGGCCCAAGCCCTGCCAGCCTCCGACGATGGCGATTTACTGCGGCAACGGGCCACCCTTGTGGCCCTAGATGGCGAACAATTTGCCATCTCCCGCAGCCAGCGAGCCTTTCGGGAACGACAGCGAGAGCTGCAACCCGTCAACGGCCGTCGGGATCCCAATCCTGGTGGCGGCTGGGTCAGCCCCTTTGCCACCACCCCGGTGGTGGCCGCCACAGCCATGAATGAGGCCATCAGTCCCTATCTAAATAATGGCCAGTTACGGCTGATTCCCTGGGCAGATCCCGTGGAGGTGTTGTTTGAGCAGGTGTCTTCTGAGTCGAGCCAGCGCCGCCAGGTAACCGGGGTAGTCTGCCACGATCGCCAGCGCGGTCACCAGTTTACGGTGATGGCCAAGGTCACCCTAGAAGCCACTGATCTAGGTGATTTACTCGACATCGGCGAGATTGACTCTCGAGTCGGTCAAGAGGCTCGCTTTCAAACCGGAGAGGCCATCCTGCCCGACGAGCCTCGGCCCCAGTGTCAGCAATCGATTACCTTCGATGTGATAGTGGAACGGACGCCTTCGGGCCAGGGTAAACCTATTGGTGCCCCCCCAGGCTATGACCAAGATCCCTGGCTAAACATCCACGAATTCACCAGCCGATTTTGGACCAAAGATGGCCAAGGGAAATGGCAGAAATGGGATTTCTTTAGCGACTTCGGCATCTTTCGCTATCGTCGCCTGAAACGCTCCATGCTCTACGAGAAAGCAGTGGTCCCCGGCGACGTGACGGTAATCAATTGGGGCACCTCTTCGGAGCCGGATCGCACTTTCTGCTGCGGTAACGACTATCGTCCCGGGCGGCTGGTGGGCGTCAGCCGCGAGGAACGGCAAAAACACAGTCAGCGGGCTCGGCACCGCACCCAAGCCTATATTCACTTTCTGCAGACCAACGGGGTGGCCGATCTGAAGCCCCGGGGAGACCTCACCTGGACCAGCGATGGCATTGCCCTAGAGCCCTATGTACGGGAAGCGCGGCGCGGCGTAGCCCTGACTACCATTCGCCATGAGGACGTAGCCGAGCGCTTTTTCCCGGATCAGGCTCGGGCTCGCTGCTTCAGTGATTCCGTCGGCATTGGCCAGTACCATTACCTAGATCTCCACGGCAATGACGAACCCGGCCATGTCTCACCTAAGGGCAAAGAAGTAGTGGCCTTACCCTTCACCCTACCTCTGGGAGCTTTAGTCCCTTTCAATACCGACGGTCTCGTGCTCTCGGCCAAGAGCTTGGGCACCACCCATATCACCAATGCTGCCTACCGCATGCATCCGGTAGAGTGGGCCATCGGCGAGGCCAGCGGTTTTCTGGCCGTGTTTGCAGTCTGGACTGGTTTAGCGCCTCGGGTCTTAGCCACCGATCAGGCTCACATCCGCAAAATCCAAGGATTTCTCACCCGCAATGGCATTCCCATTTTCTGGTTTAACGATGTCGCCCATGACGATCCTGACTTTGAAGCGATTCAGGTGCTAGCCACCGCCAACGTTGTTCGCAGTGAAAGCCTAAAAACCCTGCACTTCCGTCCCCATGGCAGCGTCTCCAGGGCGGTGGTCGCCGCGGCTCTGGTCAATTTATTGGGCCTAGAGAAGAAAACGCCGCCTCGACCCACCTTTTTAGATGTTCCCCCTGGCGGCCATTGGGCCTACGAGGTGATAGAAACCCTCCATAGCCATGGATTAATTGCCGGTGTCGGTGGCAATCGCTTTGCCCCAGATCAGCCCATGACCCGGAAACAATTGGGATTTTTAATTCAACGAGCTGCCCCCGAGGTGCTGGATCTAGCCTTTGCCCGTACCCCTCGAGATAATCAGTGGTTACAGCGACGAGAACTATCGCGGGTGCTCTATGAGGTGATGAAAGCCTAA
- a CDS encoding tryptophan-rich sensory protein, producing the protein MKPSRLNSGLGLSIATLLAIIATLAINTLSNIIPPGGQTVGEIANTTLDGVLITPANYAFVIWGVIYVGLIAYGLYQLGAAQRRDPALRQVNRWLITACLAQIVWIFLFTSQWFGASTVAMAVIWLALMVSYLNLDIGVGRSSWRRRWFAQVPISIYFAWITVATIVNVACALYAAGYTAAAVPWTGIMLGVSALIGALVAWQRRDAAFTLVLVWAYGAIAVRHGDITGIWLVAVIAAIFVLVTLAWSRYRRQPQPNSSPRP; encoded by the coding sequence ATGAAACCATCGCGGTTAAACTCAGGGCTCGGGCTTTCCATTGCAACGCTACTGGCCATCATTGCCACCCTGGCCATCAACACCCTCTCCAACATCATTCCCCCTGGAGGCCAAACCGTCGGAGAAATCGCCAACACGACCCTAGATGGGGTCTTAATCACGCCGGCCAATTACGCCTTCGTTATCTGGGGAGTGATCTATGTCGGACTCATTGCCTATGGCCTCTATCAATTGGGAGCCGCCCAACGCCGCGATCCAGCCCTACGACAGGTGAATCGCTGGTTAATCACTGCCTGCCTAGCCCAGATTGTCTGGATCTTTCTCTTTACCAGCCAGTGGTTCGGCGCCTCCACCGTGGCCATGGCCGTGATCTGGCTCGCCCTCATGGTCAGTTATCTCAACCTAGACATCGGCGTTGGTCGTTCCTCCTGGCGGCGGCGCTGGTTTGCCCAAGTTCCCATCAGTATCTACTTTGCCTGGATTACTGTGGCCACCATCGTCAATGTGGCCTGCGCCCTCTATGCCGCTGGCTACACTGCCGCGGCAGTGCCCTGGACCGGCATCATGCTCGGCGTCAGTGCCCTAATCGGAGCCCTGGTAGCCTGGCAACGCCGAGATGCTGCCTTTACCTTGGTACTGGTTTGGGCCTATGGGGCCATTGCCGTTCGCCATGGCGACATCACAGGGATTTGGTTGGTAGCGGTCATCGCCGCCATTTTTGTCCTAGTGACTCTGGCCTGGAGTCGCTACCGACGACAGCCCCAGCCTAATTCCTCTCCTCGGCCCTAA
- a CDS encoding phospholipase D-like domain-containing protein has protein sequence MASAQRSILFETFYMSPGRRADEFAQALIHKAQQGVQVKLIADSYGVKSLPSRTGRPCARRDSGGAFFNRFNWRSPLDYLDRTHRKLLLVDECLGPDRRGWCLRFVGSAPIVGGHHPWLDFEIALEGEVVSVLRGIFLQHWLDTRGRVDFQHRNLTSSPTRYPRILVTPRGGPHLSHSSIRSLLQVAIMAAEHRVWIASPYFLPDLNTRHEMIAAQNRGVDIRILTMGPLTDKPFVYHAAQCRYRQLLQAGIAIHEYQPSMMHSKLLLLDDIWVSIGSANFDPRSFFHNDELNLTTAEPQLFSQVEQFFKRALTACDRITPESLAQRPWTHRLIGQSSLLFYWHL, from the coding sequence ATCGCATCGGCCCAACGCTCCATCCTATTTGAGACCTTTTACATGAGCCCGGGGCGACGGGCGGATGAATTCGCCCAGGCACTGATTCATAAGGCTCAGCAGGGGGTGCAGGTTAAGCTCATCGCCGATAGCTACGGGGTCAAGTCACTGCCCTCTCGCACTGGAAGACCCTGCGCCAGGCGGGATTCAGGTGGGGCTTTTTTCAATCGCTTCAACTGGCGCTCTCCCCTAGATTATCTGGACCGTACCCATCGCAAGTTACTGCTGGTGGATGAGTGCCTGGGCCCTGATCGGCGGGGCTGGTGTCTCCGATTTGTGGGATCAGCCCCCATCGTCGGCGGCCATCACCCCTGGTTGGACTTCGAAATCGCCCTGGAGGGGGAGGTGGTCTCGGTGCTACGGGGCATTTTCCTGCAGCACTGGCTAGACACCCGCGGTCGAGTCGACTTTCAACACCGTAACCTCACCTCCAGCCCTACCCGCTATCCCCGCATTCTGGTCACCCCCAGGGGAGGACCCCACCTATCGCATTCCTCCATTCGCTCCCTGTTGCAGGTGGCGATCATGGCGGCGGAGCACCGGGTCTGGATTGCCAGTCCCTATTTCTTGCCCGACCTCAATACCCGCCACGAAATGATTGCCGCCCAAAACCGGGGCGTAGACATTCGCATCCTGACCATGGGCCCCCTGACCGATAAGCCTTTTGTCTACCATGCGGCTCAGTGCCGCTACCGGCAATTACTGCAGGCAGGGATTGCCATCCATGAGTATCAACCCAGTATGATGCACAGCAAGCTGCTGCTGCTGGACGATATCTGGGTCAGTATCGGCAGTGCCAACTTCGACCCCCGCAGCTTCTTTCACAACGATGAACTCAACTTGACTACGGCGGAGCCCCAGCTGTTTAGCCAAGTAGAACAGTTCTTTAAGCGGGCCTTAACGGCTTGCGATCGCATCACCCCCGAGAGCTTAGCCCAACGACCCTGGACCCACCGCCTGATTGGCCAGAGCAGTCTGCTGTTTTACTGGCATCTCTAG
- a CDS encoding GDYXXLXY domain-containing protein has translation MIPRARLTRARSRPTPWQPQRLSRQRPTDLAQNQVALQGWITQTGQVRYGLESYYLPENQRQQINQTIAQTQSRDPQALVAGGEGGWPGQAVPIRLWVQDQPYRF, from the coding sequence CTGATACCGCGGGCTCGTCTGACGCGAGCTCGGAGCCGACCGACCCCCTGGCAGCCGCAGCGGCTGAGTCGACAACGACCGACGGACCTGGCTCAGAATCAGGTGGCCCTGCAAGGATGGATTACCCAGACAGGACAGGTTCGCTACGGCTTGGAGAGTTATTATCTGCCGGAGAACCAACGGCAGCAGATCAATCAGACCATTGCCCAGACCCAAAGCCGCGATCCCCAGGCCCTAGTGGCGGGAGGTGAAGGTGGATGGCCGGGCCAGGCCGTGCCGATCCGGTTGTGGGTGCAGGATCAGCCCTATCGCTTCTAG